From Pelosinus fermentans DSM 17108, the proteins below share one genomic window:
- a CDS encoding ABC transporter permease, producing the protein MIKMTKYSMYTKMIWNALLRRRSRMLIALLAVAIGATVVSGLVTIYYDVPRQMGREFRSYGANLLLTPDGDQQVMAQNLVANATTLLPSDKLIGIAPYLYDRIKLNEQPFLVAGTHFQAVKKVSPYWQIRGEWPADQSEDIVIGAEVAERLEIEPGQQVTLAAAGSETEKKVKVAGILRTGGSEENFIFLDLSLLQQMLKKEGVISIAQVSITANEAELNTLTQQIGEQVPGVAPRLVKQVTQSEQTVLGKLQALVYLVTIVVLLLTLICVATTMMAVVTERRKEIGLKKALGAENRSIILEFLGEGLALGALGGLLGTILGFFFAQAVSVNVFGRMISFQPLIALLALVVSIAVTGLACLIPVKIATEVEPAIVLRGE; encoded by the coding sequence GTGATAAAGATGACAAAATATTCAATGTACACGAAGATGATCTGGAATGCCTTGCTTCGCCGTCGGTCTCGCATGTTGATTGCATTATTGGCTGTGGCGATTGGCGCGACTGTCGTATCAGGGCTTGTTACCATTTATTATGATGTTCCTAGGCAAATGGGCAGGGAGTTTCGCTCCTATGGTGCTAATTTATTGTTAACGCCAGATGGTGATCAACAGGTGATGGCGCAAAACCTGGTTGCCAATGCGACTACGCTTTTGCCCTCAGATAAGCTAATTGGCATTGCCCCATATTTGTATGATCGTATTAAGCTAAATGAACAGCCTTTTCTAGTTGCAGGTACGCATTTCCAGGCTGTAAAGAAAGTAAGCCCTTACTGGCAGATCCGTGGTGAGTGGCCAGCGGATCAGTCTGAGGATATCGTGATTGGTGCTGAAGTGGCAGAACGATTAGAAATTGAACCAGGACAGCAAGTGACTCTCGCGGCAGCTGGCAGCGAAACTGAAAAGAAAGTGAAAGTTGCTGGCATTCTTCGGACAGGGGGTTCGGAAGAAAACTTTATTTTTCTTGATCTGTCTTTGCTCCAACAGATGTTGAAAAAGGAAGGTGTGATTAGTATTGCTCAGGTCAGCATTACGGCTAATGAGGCAGAACTAAACACATTAACACAACAAATTGGAGAGCAAGTTCCTGGTGTGGCACCGCGTTTAGTGAAACAGGTGACCCAGTCGGAGCAGACGGTTCTTGGAAAGCTGCAGGCGTTGGTTTATCTAGTCACAATTGTAGTATTGCTGCTTACTCTAATTTGTGTAGCTACAACGATGATGGCAGTTGTTACAGAGCGGCGTAAAGAGATTGGTTTAAAGAAAGCGCTGGGTGCGGAAAATCGCAGCATTATCCTTGAGTTTTTAGGGGAAGGTCTGGCATTAGGAGCCTTAGGCGGTCTGCTGGGAACGATTTTAGGTTTCTTTTTTGCTCAAGCGGTAAGTGTCAACGTTTTTGGCAGGATGATTTCATTTCAGCCCTTGATTGCGCTATTAGCATTGGTTGTTTCTATAGCAGTTACCGGCTTAGCATGCCTAATCCCGGTAAAAATTGCAACGGAAGTTGAACCAGCGATTGTACTCAGAGGCGAGTAG
- a CDS encoding LexA family protein, with protein MIDKMNEQLKNFGLWFSKIREDSGFKSQRQLSIFSGVSNTTISRMESGEQKASPQTLGKLAPHLNCSFEDLMIKAGYLPCNMDTPLNAVEVASTYAVPVLGHIPAGAPCIARESIEYYEDLPSKWLNSEPHNFFILRVEGDSMEGARIFDGDLALIKKQRTFDHGQICAVGISGNTPDLYATLKYVYVIDDEFVELVPANNKYPRKKVPVKFVNIFGILKKTFRNH; from the coding sequence ATGATCGATAAAATGAATGAACAACTAAAGAATTTTGGCTTATGGTTTTCAAAAATAAGAGAAGATAGTGGCTTTAAAAGTCAGCGGCAGCTTTCAATTTTTTCAGGCGTAAGCAATACTACGATATCCAGAATGGAGTCCGGAGAACAAAAAGCAAGCCCACAGACCTTAGGAAAATTAGCCCCACATCTCAATTGTTCTTTCGAAGATCTAATGATAAAAGCAGGTTATCTGCCTTGTAATATGGATACCCCCCTGAATGCAGTAGAAGTAGCATCCACGTACGCCGTTCCAGTTCTCGGACATATACCTGCAGGTGCACCTTGCATAGCCCGTGAGTCCATTGAATATTACGAAGATCTGCCAAGTAAATGGCTAAATAGCGAGCCTCATAACTTTTTCATCTTACGTGTGGAAGGCGACAGCATGGAAGGTGCCAGAATCTTTGATGGAGACTTAGCCCTCATAAAGAAACAGCGTACCTTTGATCATGGACAGATTTGTGCAGTTGGAATTTCAGGAAATACACCTGATTTGTATGCAACACTAAAGTACGTTTATGTCATTGATGATGAATTTGTAGAACTGGTACCTGCCAATAACAAATATCCCCGAAAAAAAGTCCCTGTCAAATTCGTTAACATTTTTGGCATCTTGAAAAAGACATTTCGGAATCATTAA
- a CDS encoding DAK2 domain-containing protein: protein MIVSLTTEETRQMFLHLSKQIIVNQPLLIELDKKIGGKAHGGEIAKGFSAIIHTLSQQRSFHINDIFTDSGIAMLSSNKGFSGIIFGTLFLGGVSGMPSIDKLHAKQLSAIFDKALQTLKAWGADHIDGKIIIHTFESAVVAFRHGVKEGDTLLQALQVGEISAKEAMEHLKHYQTGFDPGMYSSEKVVSYYDPGAVTVWLILKSMREWVASLENVRSTMNA from the coding sequence TTGATTGTTTCGTTAACGACAGAAGAGACCAGGCAGATGTTTCTTCATCTTTCAAAGCAAATCATTGTAAATCAGCCATTGCTAATAGAGTTAGATAAAAAGATTGGCGGCAAAGCCCATGGAGGGGAGATTGCAAAAGGTTTTAGTGCGATAATACATACTCTCTCCCAGCAAAGATCCTTTCATATTAATGATATTTTTACGGATAGTGGAATAGCAATGCTTAGCTCCAACAAAGGCTTCTCAGGTATTATTTTTGGTACTTTATTTTTGGGTGGCGTAAGTGGAATGCCTAGTATTGATAAACTTCATGCAAAACAATTGTCCGCTATATTTGATAAAGCATTACAGACTCTTAAAGCATGGGGAGCAGACCATATCGATGGTAAAATCATAATTCATACATTTGAATCTGCTGTTGTTGCTTTTCGTCACGGTGTCAAGGAAGGTGACACCCTTCTTCAGGCTTTACAGGTAGGTGAGATTAGTGCTAAAGAGGCTATGGAGCATTTAAAACATTATCAAACTGGTTTTGATCCTGGGATGTATAGTAGTGAAAAGGTAGTATCCTATTATGATCCTGGTGCTGTAACTGTTTGGCTTATTTTAAAATCCATGCGTGAATGGGTTGCATCATTAGAAAATGTGAGGTCGACCATGAATGCTTAG
- a CDS encoding ABC transporter permease — protein MFWEMLKGALVRQSRKMFMVALTIALGVSLTTAMLNVMLDVGDKVNRELKAYGANITVIPRAASVLRDVYGIEASSGKTGQYLQEADVGKLKTIFWANNIVAFSPLLETKATVGSDDITVVGTWFNRPLELPTGEVVETGIKELKSWWAVEGNWINDTDIKGAMVGSTLARKLNLQIGDSVEIALPGGTQREALTVQGIFNSGGAEDDQIFVTLPFVQQGLNLPGKIGKIEVSAITTPENDLARKAAHDPKSLSLKEWETWYCTAYVSSIAYQIEEAVGDSRAKPVRQVAESEGTILQKTQLLMLLITGLSLAGSALGISNLLMANIMERSREFGLLKALGATDRDVLLLTLTEIMTTGLVGGIAGYFLGLGFAQIIGHNVFGTAVAINAMVIPWVIISVILITLVGSLPAMRMLLSLRPAAVLHGR, from the coding sequence ATGTTTTGGGAGATGCTGAAAGGAGCTCTTGTTAGGCAGAGCCGAAAGATGTTTATGGTAGCTCTTACCATTGCATTGGGCGTTTCGCTGACAACAGCCATGCTGAACGTAATGCTTGATGTAGGCGATAAGGTGAATCGGGAACTGAAAGCGTACGGAGCAAACATTACTGTAATTCCTCGGGCGGCATCCGTCTTGCGGGATGTTTATGGAATAGAAGCCAGTTCTGGAAAGACAGGGCAGTATTTGCAGGAAGCTGATGTCGGTAAGTTAAAAACTATTTTCTGGGCTAATAATATTGTTGCATTTTCTCCTTTACTCGAAACGAAGGCTACTGTCGGTTCAGATGATATAACCGTAGTAGGGACCTGGTTTAACCGGCCATTAGAGCTGCCTACAGGTGAAGTTGTGGAGACCGGAATTAAAGAACTAAAATCCTGGTGGGCAGTTGAGGGAAATTGGATCAATGATACTGACATTAAGGGAGCAATGGTTGGTTCTACATTAGCGCGAAAATTAAACCTTCAAATCGGTGATTCGGTGGAGATTGCCTTGCCAGGAGGTACCCAGCGGGAAGCGCTGACTGTGCAGGGGATTTTTAATAGCGGCGGTGCTGAAGATGATCAAATTTTTGTGACCCTGCCTTTTGTTCAGCAAGGACTAAACCTTCCTGGTAAAATTGGCAAAATAGAAGTAAGCGCTATAACGACGCCAGAGAATGATTTAGCCCGCAAAGCAGCCCATGATCCAAAAAGTCTTTCCCTGAAAGAATGGGAAACCTGGTATTGTACAGCTTATGTAAGTTCAATTGCTTATCAAATCGAAGAAGCTGTTGGCGATTCCCGTGCCAAGCCAGTTCGGCAGGTTGCTGAATCAGAGGGGACGATTCTGCAAAAGACACAGCTGTTAATGCTATTGATCACAGGGCTCAGCTTAGCTGGATCAGCTCTGGGGATCTCCAATCTTTTAATGGCTAATATTATGGAACGCAGTCGGGAGTTTGGTTTGCTTAAAGCACTTGGTGCAACCGATCGGGATGTTTTACTGCTGACTCTCACGGAAATTATGACAACGGGTTTAGTTGGTGGTATTGCAGGCTATTTTTTAGGCTTGGGATTTGCTCAAATTATTGGTCACAATGTATTTGGTACCGCCGTTGCAATTAATGCAATGGTCATTCCTTGGGTCATTATTTCAGTAATTCTAATTACTTTGGTCGGTAGCCTTCCGGCTATGCGAATGCTTTTATCGCTGCGTCCGGCAGCAGTACTTCATGGCAGGTGA
- a CDS encoding ABC transporter ATP-binding protein, whose protein sequence is MSLLELHNVSMIYGSVKALQGIDLTVEKGEWLALMGPSGSGKTTLMNIIGCMDKASTGSIVLDGVDFTDVTAGNLTMLRRDKIGLVFQQFHLIPYLTAVENLMVAQYYHSMPDEQEALVALERVGLKERARHLPSQLSGGEQQRVCIARALINYPMLILADEPTGNLDETNAKIVLEFFQQLHREGHTIIMVTHDPKVAELAERCIVLEHGRIANRKDRRIVCREEEVS, encoded by the coding sequence ATGAGTTTACTAGAATTGCATAATGTATCGATGATTTATGGAAGTGTGAAGGCCCTTCAAGGGATTGATTTAACAGTAGAAAAGGGTGAATGGCTGGCACTGATGGGGCCATCCGGATCTGGTAAGACGACCCTAATGAACATAATCGGTTGTATGGATAAAGCCTCCACAGGATCCATTGTTTTGGACGGTGTAGATTTTACCGATGTTACTGCAGGGAACCTGACAATGCTCAGGCGAGATAAAATCGGACTGGTATTTCAGCAGTTTCATCTGATTCCTTATTTAACAGCAGTAGAAAATCTGATGGTAGCTCAATATTATCATAGTATGCCTGACGAACAAGAAGCCTTAGTGGCTTTAGAGAGGGTTGGACTCAAAGAAAGGGCTCGTCATTTGCCTAGCCAGCTTTCTGGCGGCGAACAGCAGCGGGTGTGTATTGCTCGCGCTCTAATTAACTATCCTATGTTGATCTTAGCCGATGAACCAACGGGTAATTTGGATGAAACCAATGCTAAAATTGTATTAGAATTTTTTCAGCAGCTTCATCGCGAAGGGCATACCATTATTATGGTTACCCATGATCCGAAAGTTGCCGAGCTGGCTGAACGGTGCATCGTCTTGGAGCATGGCCGCATAGCCAATCGGAAAGACCGTAGAATCGTCTGCAGGGAGGAAGAAGTCTCATGA
- a CDS encoding FMN-binding protein: protein MRRWLCMAAAGVLIGLLLTGCSSNQKANTVHNDSSHSEHSHSYKDGTYTAKSSPDERGAVGEITLTIQQGKIAKADYRGIQKDGKVKDIDYGKTSGKIENPEFYQKAQQGVKGAAAYGPKLIETQNIDQVDSISGATVSHKQFTEAAKSALDQAK from the coding sequence ATGAGAAGATGGTTATGCATGGCTGCAGCAGGAGTATTAATCGGGCTTCTCCTTACTGGCTGCAGTAGTAATCAAAAAGCGAATACTGTTCACAATGACAGCAGCCATAGTGAGCATAGCCACAGTTATAAGGATGGCACCTATACAGCTAAAAGCAGCCCTGATGAACGGGGAGCAGTAGGTGAAATAACCCTTACTATTCAGCAGGGGAAAATCGCTAAGGCAGATTATCGAGGAATTCAAAAAGATGGTAAGGTCAAGGATATAGATTATGGAAAGACGAGTGGGAAAATTGAAAATCCTGAATTTTATCAGAAAGCGCAGCAAGGGGTAAAAGGTGCAGCTGCCTATGGGCCCAAGCTGATAGAAACGCAAAATATCGATCAGGTAGATTCTATTTCAGGAGCAACCGTTTCTCATAAGCAATTTACTGAAGCTGCAAAATCAGCATTAGATCAGGCAAAATGA